A section of the Trichomycterus rosablanca isolate fTriRos1 chromosome 6, fTriRos1.hap1, whole genome shotgun sequence genome encodes:
- the pik3r5 gene encoding phosphoinositide 3-kinase regulatory subunit 5 yields the protein MQYTSCTEDRIQHALDRCLDGLRSSEFPFQSWNSGRCMNRWSLDELLRRDPENLLILLQQILKRARQVQEECEYELLAPLTNMFRSTLLQAPYCPVESGLLMEAREVFHSFLTWPEPYSTVCHHVLTTIQQELKAPGISYHRLVKEEQGLTAESQRGKTITVFMLNPADVPSAFLSVVEQLSNTSMSNRDISVNLIKHAFQATMGTKYPLQAISLALQSLNENELSQTLLNVSELMETAASMSDTNSARAHVEKGLEELWQKLNIPECIRAKSEDGMLQILKLPTAKCYTIHWDTDNFDVLKEFLETDPEICSLLSEEQTEVEEVDEEEADELEVEEEDEAEERDEMDCLDPRASMFSTTSSLSTASKDSMLSSSSDVSPLSTLSSSSQASGTDSDFCEDVEEDCNTLMPMGKNKSAGLSKRLSRLFKPRGNSLCRAKSLGNTDCKDKKDLLPKVRSKRSNSVPQQTLALGGLIPNDSGQTQLVRFRKRPILSSNEEQEDTVLIRVMVFGADYMAGKLARAYNSLRIKEKILPRLTRHCEIKFFFVAIKRDQTGNGGASPFSARNICLQLCSNSLGQAISCSRMTVDVFEYSTHDIAHLLGMLDPWYERNIKCLLDLPLHGLCETTSRSDLDVVDNQVEGKLPIMADLLLYYCRNASRPILIQLYQAELTLAGGETRTEVFIHSLELGHTAGTRAIMAMGAASKRFGIDGNREAVPLSLELVYNRVYISGRSQKSKVEKVCTSINLTKMCRNLEELDPKMECLQMTVTEVLKRQNSKSKRNYNQQLSTTQVKVDKVRVSGADNTTFAVCLDQDEKKILQSVTRCEVSVCYKTDGSSDWLKMRTMYSQIEQASCSLLCLPISTFSGPQP from the exons ATGCAGTACACCTCGTGCACTGAGGATCGGATCCAACATGCTCTGGATCGCTGCCTTGATGGCCTCCGATCATCTGAATTCCCTTTTCAGTCCTGGAATT ctggacGGTGTATGAACCGCTGGAGTTTGGATGAACTCTTAAGAAGAGATCCGGAGAACCTCCTCATCCTCCTGCAGCAGATTCTCAAAAGAGCAAGACAG gtgcagGAGGAGTGTGAATATGAATTGTTGGCTCCTCTCACCAACATGTTCAGGTCGACACTATTACAG GCTCCATATTGTCCAGTAGAAAGTGGTCTCCTGATGGAAGCTCGAGAAGTGTTCCACAGTTTCCTGACGTGGCCTGAACCGTACAGTACTGTGTGTCACCATGTTCTAACTACCATACAGCAGGAACTAAAAgcaccag GGATTTCGTACCACCGGCTGGTGAAAGAGGAACAAGGCCTCACCGCTGAGAGTCAGCGTGGCAAAACCAT tacggTGTTTATGTTAAACCCGGCTGATGTTCCTTCAGCGTTTCTCTCTGTAGTGGAGCagctcagcaacaccagcatgTCGAATAGAGACATCAGTGTTAATCTGATTAAACACGCCTTTCAGGCCACTATGGGCACCAAGTACCCGCTACAAGCTATAAGCCTGGCACTGCAG tctcTAAATGAGAATGAATTATCTCAAACACTCTTGAACGTATCAGAGCTGATGGAGACGGCGGCGTCTATGTCAGACACTAACTCAGCTAGAGCTCATGTGGAGAAGGGCCTGGAGGAACTGTGGCAAAAACTCAATATCCCAGAATGCATCAGAGCAAAGTCTGAAG acgGGATGCTACAGATCCTGAAGCTACCTACAGCAAAGTGTTACACCATCCACTGGGACACTGATAATTTTG ACGTCTTGAAAGAATTTTTAGAAACAGATCCTGAAATCTGCTCCCTCCTGTCTGAAGAACAAACCGAGGTGGAGGAAGTAGACGAAGAGGAAGCTGATGAGTTAGAAGTGGAAGAAGAAGACGAGGCAGAGGAACGGGATGAGATGGACTGTTTGGACCCTCGGGCATCCATGTTCTCCACCACGTCCTCTTTGTCCACCGCATCCAAGGACTCTATGTTGTCCTCATCGTCTGATGTCTCTCCGTTGTCCACCCTGTCGTCGTCTTCTCAGGCATCGGGAACAGACAGTGACTTCTGCGAAGATGTGGAGGAAGACTGTAACACTCTGATGCCAATGGGCAAAAACAAAAGTGCTGGACTGTCTAAGCGTCTTTCACGTCTGTTTAAACCACGTGGAAACTCTCTGTGTCGTGCCAAGAGCTTAGGAAACACGGACTGTAAAGATAAAAAGGACCTTTTACCCAAAGTTCGCTCCAAACGATCCAATTCAGTGCCTCAGCAAACGCTGGCACTAGGGGGGTTAATACCGAATGATAGTGGTCAAACACAGCTGGTACGTTTCAGGAAGCGGCCGATACTGAGCAGTAACGAGGAGCAGGAGGACACCGTTCTCATCAGGGTGATGGTGTTTGGTGCGGATTACATGGCAGGAAAGCTGGCACGGGCGTACAACAGCCTGAGAATTAAAGAAAAGATCTTACCACGATTAACTAGACATTGTGAGATCAAATTCTTCTTTGTTGCCATCAAAAGAGATCAGACCGGAAATGGAGGAGCGAGTCCGTTCTCTGCTA gaaatatatgcttacaactttgcagcaacagtttagggcaGGCCATTTCCTGTTCCCGCATGACTGT TGATGTGTTTGAGTACAGTACACATGATATTGCTCACCTGCTAGGCATGTTGGACCCCTGGTACGAACGAAACATAAAGTGCCTACTGGACCTGCCACTACATGGGTTGTGTGAA ACAACATCCAGATCCGATTTAGATGTAGTGGACAATCAAGTAGAAGGAAAGTTACCCATCATGGCCGACCTGCTGCTGTATTACTGCAGAAATGCTTCTCGACCCATTCTGATACAGCTTTACCAGGCTGag ttgACGCTGGCTGGAGGAGAAACGAGGACTGAagtatttattcactcactggAACTTGGGCACACAGCTGGTACAAGAGCCATCATGGCCATGG gagcagCAAGTAAGCGGTTTGGTATTGATGGCAATCGGGAGGCGGTGCCACTCTCCCTGGAGCTAGTCTATAACCGG GTGTATATTAGTGGGCGGAGTCAGAAGTCGAAGGTTGAGAAAGTGTGTACCTCGATAAATCTGACTAAGATGTGCAGGAACCTCGAAGAGCTTG atccTAAAATGGAGTGTCTACAGATGACAGTGACAGAGGTTTTGAAGAGACAAAACTCCAAATCTAAAAGAAACTACAACCag